One genomic segment of Theobroma cacao cultivar B97-61/B2 chromosome 6, Criollo_cocoa_genome_V2, whole genome shotgun sequence includes these proteins:
- the LOC18596391 gene encoding egg cell-secreted protein 1.1, with protein sequence MASTFRVFFLAFLLTLSLLFVAKARPSDPKPTSSLEARLNLDDGSANCWESLVQLQSCTGELIMFFLDGETNLGRSCCQAIRTISHRCWPTVIDALGFTTEETHVLEGYCDHEESPPSVVGPNGIVSTKPIGP encoded by the coding sequence ATGGCTTCCACCTTCAGGGTCTTCTTTCTGGCATTCCTGTTAACTCTGAGCTTGCTGTTCGTGGCCAAGGCAAGGCCGTCTGACCCCAAGCCAACAAGCAGCCTTGAGGCTCGGTTGAATTTGGATGACGGATCAGCCAACTGCTGGGAGTCACTGGTTCAGCTTCAATCATGCACCGGAGAGCTTATTATGTTCTTCCTTGATGGTGAGACCAACCTCGGGCGCAGCTGCTGCCAGGCAATTCGTACCATAAGCCATCGGTGCTGGCCAACCGTGATCGATGCGCTAGGCTTTACCACCGAAGAGACCCACGTTCTTGAGGGCTACTGCGACCATGAAGAGTCACCGCCATCCGTCGTTGGTCCTAACGGAATTGTTTCTACTAAACCAATTGGTCCCTAA
- the LOC18596392 gene encoding pyrophosphate--fructose 6-phosphate 1-phosphotransferase subunit alpha 2 isoform X2, protein MDFFEMLGSSTKLKTESEDINNMMVDIYQEAGPTLLEEPESSIVFMDLHRQDEDHIKRLKEFQAYYDMVKRMVKPGCSQEVLKVALNSMSSLKKNLPGCPSDEIACCRFACLYLCIKPSVLLLYSHIVVQINVHLNLLKKQDMGMFYSVTCQHTTLCIASCHTCS, encoded by the exons ATGGATTTCTTCGAAATGCTTGGGTCTTCAACGAAGCTG AAAACAGAATCAGAAGACATAAATAATATGATGGTTGACATTTATCAAGAAGCAGGACCCACCCTGTTAGAGGAACCGGAATCAAGCATAGTGTTCATGGATCTGCACAGACAGGATGAAGATCACATTAAAAGGTTAAAGGAATTTCAGGCTTACTATGACATg GTGAAGAGGATGGTTAAACCTGGTTGTTCACAAGAAGTGTTAAAAGTGGCATTGAATTCCATGTCCTCGCTA AAGAAGAATCTGCCTGGATGTCCATCAGATGAAATTGCATGTTGCAGATTTGCATGCCTGTATCTCTGTATTAAACCTTCTGTTCTACTTTTGTATAGTCACATAGTGGTCCAGATCAATgtacatttaaatttattgaagAAGCAAGATATGGGAATGTTCTATTCTGTAACTTGTCAGCACACAACATTATGCATCGCAAGCTGTCACACTTGTAgttaa
- the LOC18596395 gene encoding fe(2+) transport protein 1: MASPLVKLFSIFLIIISLFTPPALSVVPEECQTETNGCTNKEKALPLKLIAIFSILIASVIGVCSPLFTRSIPALHPDRNLFVIVKCFAAGIILATGFMHVLPDSFDMLSSSCLKENPWHKFPFTGFVAMLSAIVTLMVDSMATSIYSKKCSSGVIPEGGPAIGEGQHEMAVVNIGQSHGHGHYHGPKPGGNLDQQLLRYRVIAMVLELGIVVHSVVIGLSLGASNNTCTIRGLVAALCFHQMFEGMGLGGCILQAKYKTLKKVIMVFFFSVTTPFGIALGIAMSKTYKENSPTALITVGLLNASSAGLLIYMALVDLLSADFMGPKLQGSIKLQIKSYAAVLLGAGGMSLMAKWA, encoded by the exons ATGGCTTCCCCACTTGTCAAGCTCTTCTCCATCTTCTTGATTATCATCTCCCTCTTCACTCCACCAGCACTTTCAGTAGTACCAGAGGAATGTCAAACAGAAACTAATGGCTGCACTAACAAAGAAAAGGCTTTACCCCTCAAGCTCATAGCCATTTTCTCAATCTTGATCGCTAGCGTGATTGGTGTATGCTCACCTTTATTCACACGTTCAATCCCAGCTCTTCACCCCGATAGAAATTTGTTTGTAATTGTTAAGTGCTTTGCTGCTGGTATCATTCTAGCAACCGGTTTCATGCACGTCCTGCCAGACTCTTTCGACATGTTATCGTCTAGTTGCTTGAAAGAGAACCCATGGCACAAGTTTCCCTTCACAGGGTTTGTGGCAATGTTATCTGCTATAGTGACTTTAATGGTGGATTCCATGGCTACGTCAATATACAGCAAGAAATGCAGCTCTGGGGTTATCCCAGAAGGTGGACCTGCAATTGGAGAAGGACAGCACGAGATGGCTGTGGTGAATATTGGGCAATCTCATGGCCATGGGCACTATCATGGTCCAAAACCCGGAGGAAATTTGGATCAACAGTTGCTTCGTTACCGTGTCATTGCCATG GTACTAGAACTGGGAATTGTAGTTCATTCAGTGGTGATAGGCCTTTCACTAGGTGCCTCAAACAACACTTGCACCATTAGAGGTCTGGTGGCAGCCCTTTGCTTTCATCAAATGTTTGAAGGGATGGGTCTAGGCGGTTGCATTCTTCAG GCCAAGTACAAAACGTTGAAGAAGGTTATCAtggtctttttcttctctgtgACAACCCCTTTTGGAATTGCACTGGGAATTGCTATGTCCAAGACATACAAGGAGAACAGTCCAACCGCCTTGATCACAGTAGGATTGCTAAATGCCTCATCAGCTGGGCTTTTGATTTACATGGCTTTGGTTGATCTTCTTTCGGCAGATTTCATGGGTCCAAAGTTGCAGGGTAGCATTAAGCTCCAAATAAAGTCCTATGCTGCAGTTCTTCTGGGTGCTGGTGGCATGTCTCTCATGGCCAAATGGGCTTGA
- the LOC18596394 gene encoding E3 ubiquitin-protein ligase arih1 — MEDQKVLPDESSVSLVREVRAEEDEEDFRSCCEDDEVWKETEEVVKEEEREELDEFSVKMFFKGISLADTGDSGSGFSGIGVVMERSADSPVIQVQKKLDFYVEESVADYLAIMDGLTEAVQNKIHRVYAFTDSASLYDQITSEEKLDNPLLMALRERILEHTRSLEEFVLKLVPSTNLLRPLQLAQVAIGVISCSVKGDKSLENCSICCEDKLSLMMITMKCSHKFCSHCMRTYVDGKVQSSQVPIRCPQLRCKYYISTAECRSFLPLASYESLERAQAEANVLHSDGIYCPYPNCSVLLDPRECLSTRASSSRQSDNSCVECPVCRRFICVECGVPWHLSMSCEEYQNLPLEERDAADITLHRLAQNKRWRRCQQCRRMIELTQGCYHMTCWCGHEFCYSCGAEYRDGQQTCQCAFWDEDNSEDLVTHSVQESEQWTWDTFNSFPMIMDAYSDQERSQLALIQRFLAGGFSLSEHHPYQSPPRCTDSYVDAMKDLHQLPWLERFVSVISDNYYEDYIQ; from the exons ATGGAGGATCAAAAAGTTTTGCCTGATGAGTCCTCTGTATCCTTAGTTAGGGAAGTTAGAGCAGAAGAAGACGAGGAAGACTTTCGGAGCTGTTGCGAGGATGATGAGGTATGGAAGGAAACTGAAGAAGTGgtaaaggaagaagaaagggaagagCTTGATGAATTTTCAGTGAAGATGTTCTTTAAGGGCATCTCTTTAGCTGACACTGGAGACTCTGGTTCGGGGTTTTCAGGAATTGGGGTGGTTATGGAGAGATCAGCTGATAGTCCTGTTATTCAAGTGCAGAAAAAGCTTGACTTTTATGTGGAGGAATCGGTGGCTGATTATTTAGCTATAATGGATGGTTTGACGGAGGCTGTGCAGAACAAAATCCACCGTGTATATGCCTTTACTGATTCCGCATCGTTATATGATCAG ATTACATCCGAGGAAAAACTCGACAATCCACTTTTGATGGCACTGAGGGAAAGAATCCTCGAACATACCCGTAGTCTGGAAGAGTTTGTTCTGAAACTTGTTCCAAGCACCAATCTTCTAAGGCCATTGCAGCTAGCCCAAGTAGCAATAGGAGTCATTTCTTGCTCTGTCAAGGGAGATaaatctcttgaaaattgTTCAATCTGCTGTGAGGACAAGTTATCATTAATGATGATCACCATGAAGTGTTCACATAAATTCTGTTCCCATTGTATGAGAACTTATGTTGATGGTAAAGTGCAGTCATCCCAAGTCCCAATCAGGTGCCCTCAGTTACGATGCAAATATTACATCTCCACTGCTGAGTGTCGATCTTTTCTTCCACTTGCTTCCTATGAGTCTTTAGAAAGAGCCCAAGCAGAAGCAAATGTTCTTCATTCAGATGGAATATACTGTCCTTATCCAAATTGTTCTGTCTTGCTTGATCCTCGTGAATGCTTATCAACTAGGGCCAGTTCATCTAGGCAATCAGATAATAGCTGTGTTGAGTGCCCAGTTTGTCGAAGGTTTATATGTGTGGAATGTGGAGTTCCATGGCATTTGTCAATGAGTTGTGAAGAGTATCAGAACCTTCCCCTGGAGGAAAGAGATGCTGCGGATATTACTTTGCATCGGTTGGCACAAAACAAGAGGTGGAGGCGTTGCCAGCAGTGCCGTAGGATGATTGAACTTACTCAAGGTTGCTATCACATGACATGCTG GTGCGGGCATGAGTTCTGCTATTCTTGTGGTGCTGAGTACAGGGATGGTCAGCAGACTTGTCAATGCGCCTTTTGGGATGAAGACAACTCTGAAGACTTGGTCACACATTCTGTCCAAGAATCAGAACAATGGACATGGGATACTTTCAATTCATTCCCTATGATCATGGATGCATACTCAGACCAAGAAAGATCACAGCTGGCATTAATACAAAGGTTCCTTGCTGGGGGTTTTAGTCTGAGTGAGCATCACCCATATCAATCTCCACCCCGCTGTACAGATTCCTATGTAGATGCCATGAAGGACCTTCATCAGCTTCCTTGGCTCGAAAGATTTGTCTCTGTAATAAGTGACAACTACTACGAAGACTATATCCAATGA
- the LOC18596393 gene encoding uncharacterized protein LOC18596393, whose product MDLSSNCKHSRLFGCHLTSVTCKCLALVTIALFFRVILLHSFSANSAIEWNNLDFILSRSLLLNSDGGIRGDKFLEAPQIVWGLNNQKIAFARACLTARMLNRTLLMPSLSASLFYKEIDRLQPISFDKVFQYDRFNSLCNGFVRLGRYSDLKNQSGIYDLQKGSGRKWTVERDLEQLKRSSGGSADKYEVIRIVGKNPFLWHDHWPVKDYARVFECLALVDEIAKEADKVVSKIRQVGRKLRSKTEPVENNFDAEGSSLPPAPYVAVHMRVEIDWMIHCKKLELRSGISQICSSKQEIMERVGKIVSFESPTVVYLAVADSLLNDSSILGHWKKGLLPFEKKKLGVDGIYKKHPYLIQSAIDYEVCSRADIFVGNSFSTFSSLVVLERTQKMIRMGTTSSCGIDVRWPSYAYNIPDESNGPQKWMTNMSDSSLKAISYGSNVISC is encoded by the coding sequence ATGGACTTGTCCTCTAACTGTAAGCATTCGAGGTTATTCGGCTGCCATTTGACTTCTGTAACATGCAAATGTCTTGCTTTGGTCACTATTGCTCTGTTTTTCAGAGTTATATTGCTTCATTCATTTTCTGCCAACAGTGCGATTGAATGGAACAATCTGGATTTTATTCTAAGCCGTTCTTTGTTGTTGAATTCTGATGGTGGGATTCGTGGAGATAAGTTCTTGGAGGCTCCTCAAATTGTGTGGGGACTAAACAATCAGAAGATAGCATTTGCGAGAGCTTGTCTAACTGCTAGAATGCTGAACCGAACTCTTTTGATGCCAAGCTTAAGTGCTTCACTTTTCTACAAGGAAATTGACCGCTTGCAGCCTATTTCCTTTGATAAAGTCTTCCAGTATGATAGGTTTAATTCACTTTGTAATGGGTTTGTGCGGTTGGGTCGGTACTCGGATCTTAAGAATCAATCAGGAATATATGATCTCCAAAAGGGAAGTGGAAGAAAGTGGACTGTTGAGAGAGACCTGGAGCAGTTGAAGCGAAGTAGCGGAGGTTCAGCTGATAAGTATGAAGTGATtagaattgttggaaagaatcCGTTTCTATGGCATGATCATTGGCCTGTTAAAGACTATGCAAGGGTCTTTGAGTGCTTAGCTTTGGTTGATGAGATAGCAAAAGAAGCAGATAAAGTTGTGTCCAAGATTAGGCAGGTAGGAAGAAAGCTTAGGAGCAAAACTGAGCCAGtagaaaacaattttgatgCAGAGGGTTCTTCATTGCCGCCAGCTCCTTACGTAGCAGTCCATATGAGGGTAGAGATAGACTGGATGATTCACTGCAAGAAATTAGAGCTAAGATCAGGCATAAGCCAAATTTGTAGTAGCAAGCAAGAAATTATGGAAAGAGTGGGGAAAATTGTCAGCTTTGAATCTCCCACTGTTGTTTATCTTGCTGTTGCTGATAGCCTCCTCAATGATTCTTCAATATTGGGTCATTGGAAGAAAGGATTGCTTCCTtttgagaagaagaaattagGGGTTGATGGAATCTACAAGAAGCATCCATATCTCATTCAGTCAGCAATTGACTATGAGGTGTGCTCAAGGGCTGATATATTTGTAGGGAACAGTTTTTCCACTTTTTCTAGCCTCGTAGTTCTTGAGAGAACACAAAAGATGATCAGAATGGGCACCACAAGCTCATGTGGCATTGATGTTAGGTGGCCATCTTATGCATACAATATACCAGATGAATCAAATGGGCCTCAGAAATGGATGACTAATATGTCTGATTCAAGTCTTAAAGCAATTAGTTATGGTTCTAATGTCATCTCATGTTGA
- the LOC18596396 gene encoding probable LRR receptor-like serine/threonine-protein kinase At1g34110, translating into MKKSGNHLLKLNFVQLFLCFLCFGNANDLNIGCSDIEKKALLDFKESLTDPFGRLSSWVGEDCCQWHGVSCKSETGQVTKLNLRNSLQTNKAAQKKSALRGKINSSLLNLKNLRYLDLSMNNFEGSPIPQLIGSLRTLSYLNLSYAQLGGSIPPHLGNLSNLQYLDLHSYSDSSSKLIATDLLWLRGLPSLEYLDMGGVDLSAVTDWLQQVNMLPSLSELYLSSCKLLTFPFFLPFVNFTSLVAVDMSNNLFNSPMPGWIFNITGLKSIFLSSNNLIGTIPRAFANMHSLQHLDLSHQFLEGTVPGILGNLSNLKSLTLAFNNLSGNLIEFTDGLSKNNSLEVLDLTQNRFSGHLPDALGNLTNLRSLVLRENMFWGSIPESIRLFSSLQHLSLFGNPMNGSIPESIGQLSQLVVLDFGQTAWRGTISEQHFSNLTKLEKLEISSTSRKKALTFSWGSQWTPPFNLKSIIIAHNKVGPSFPEWIKTQSNLATLFLNDVEISGKLPDWFWSWCSQRIDDLDLANNNISGTLPRSLQFHYETNVYLISNHLEGPIPLWSNVRRLYLWSNSFSGPIPDNISETMPMLRDLDLSRNFLTGGIPSSIVKLKDLISLVLSDNNLSGELPQDWSQVQRLQVLDLANNSLSGEIPGSMGALHSLRLLILSSNSFVGEIPFSLQNCRGLWSFDLGKNKFSGKVPTWIGDSTPLLMILSLRSNLFTGNIPRHLCHLRSLHVMDLADNNLSGVIPTCLGNLTGMASEVLFEDAKRYEGNVMIVAKGREIEYSSTLPLVKIIDLSANNLTGKVPEEIIKLHRLGTLNLSNNHLTGSIPSNIGNLYLLETLDFSRNQLSGSIPPSLSSISSLNHLNLSYNDLVGKIPSGNQLQTLNDPSIYKGNPGLCGVPLTNKCEDGRMSSDPHGDGDDTGENNVIEMKWFYIGILVGFLLGFWGVCGTLLLKKSWRLAYFQFIDEGKEKASMFIAVSLARWQRKLDSSRSRM; encoded by the coding sequence ATGAAGAAGAGTGGTAATCACCTCCTTAAGCTGAATTTTGTTCAGCTTTTTCTATGCTTTCTTTGTTTCGGCAATGCTAATGATCTTAATATCGGTTGCTCTGATATTGAGAAGAAAGCTCTccttgatttcaaagaaaGTCTCACAGATCCCTTTGGAAGGCTTTCCTCATGGGTTGGTGAAGACTGCTGCCAATGGCATGGAGTAAGTTGCAAAAGTGAAACAGGACAAGTAACGAAGCTTAATCTTCGGAACTCGTTGCAGACTAACAAAGCAGCTCAGAAGAAGTCAGCCTTAAGGGGTAAGATCAATTCCTCCCTGCTTAACTTGAAGAATTTAAGATACTTAGACCTCAGTATGAACAACTTTGAAGGCAGCCCTATCCCACAGCTCATAGGTTCCTTGAGAACTCTGAGCTATTTAAATCTTTCTTATGCTCAATTAGGTGGGAGTATTCCTCCCCACCTTGGAAACTTATCGAATTTGCAATATCTTGATCTTCATTCATACTCAGATTCAAGTTCCAAATTAATTGCCACTGACCTTCTATGGTTAAGGGGTCTTCCTTCCTTGGAATATTTGGATATGGGAGGGGTTGATCTCAGTGCTGTGACTGATTGGTTGCAACAAGTTAACATGCTTCCTTCTTTGTCAGAGTTATACTTGTCTAGCTGCAAACTCCTcacctttccttttttcctcCCATTTGTTAACTTTACATCACTGGTAGCAGTTGATATGTCCAACAATTTGTTTAATTCTCCAATGCCTGGGTGGATCTTCAATATCACTGGCCTTAAAAGCATTTTTCTTAGCTCTAACAATCTCATTGGTACCATCCCTAGAGCTTTTGCCAATATGCATTCTCTTCAACACCTTGATTTGTCCCATCAATTTTTGGAAGGTACAGTACCAGGAATTTTAGGTAATCTCTCAAACTTAAAATCGCTGACATTGGCATTTAACAACCTCAGCGGGAATCTGATTGAATTCACAGATGGTTTGTCAAAAAATAACAGCTTGGAAGTTTTAGATTTGACACAGAACAGGTTTAGTGGTCATTTGCCTGATGCACTAGGAAACCTTACAAACTTGAGATCTCTCGTCCTTAGGGAGAATATGTTCTGGGGTTCAATTCCTGAGTCTATCAGACTTTTCTCATCTTTACAACATTTAAGCCTATTTGGCAATCCAATGAATGGCAGTATTCCAGAGAGTATTGGGCAACTTTCACAGTTAGTTGTTTTGGATTTCGGACAAACTGCTTGGAGGGGAACTATATCAGAGCAACATTTCTCAAATCTCACAAAGTTAGAAAAGTTGGAAATATCTTCAACATCCCGGAAGAAGGCCTTGACTTTTAGTTGGGGCAGCCAGTGGACTCCTCCGTTTAACCTCAAGTCCATCATAATTGCGCACAACAAAGTAGGTCCTTCATTTCCAGAATGGATTAAAACCCAGAGTAATCTAGCCACTCTGTTTCTTAATGATGTTGAGATATCAGGCAAACTCCCAGATTGGTTTTGGAGTTGGTGTTCACAGCGCATTGATGACTTGGATCTTGCAAACAACAACATAAGTGGCACATTACCAAGATCATTACAGTTTCATTATGAAACAAATGTGTATTTGATTTCTAATCATTTAGAGGGTCCAATCCCATTATGGTCTAATGTGCGCCGCCTGTATCTTTGGAGTAACTCCTTCTCTGGTCCAATTCCTGACAATATCAGTGAAACTATGCCAATGCTTAGGGATTTAGATCTCTCTCGTAACTTTCTCACTGGTGGCATTCCCTCTTCCATTGTTAAACTAAAGGATTTGATATCCCTTGTTCTTTCTGACAATAACTTATCTGGAGAACTCCCTCAGGATTGGAGTCAGGTGCAACGTTTGCAAGTTCTAGATCTAGCAAATAATAGTCTCTCAGGTGAAATTCCAGGCTCAATGGGTGCTCTTCATTCACTTCGTTTGCTAATCTTAAGCAGCAACAGTTTTGTGGGAGAAATTCCTTTCTCTTTGCAAAACTGTAGAGGACTGTGGAGCTTTGATCTTgggaaaaacaaattttcaggAAAGGTACCAACATGGATAGGAGACAGTACCCCATTACTCATGATTCTCAGCCTTCGATCAAACTTATTTACGGGTAATATTCCTAGACACCTATGCCATCTTAGAAGTCTGCATGTGATGGACCTCGCAGACAACAATTTATCTGGGGTCATCCCTACATGTCTTGGAAATTTGACTGGCATGGCCTCAGAAGTTCTATTTGAAGATGCAAAGCGATATGAAGGGAATGTGATGATTGTGGCCAAGGGAAGGGAAATTGAATACAGTAGCACACTCCCACTGGTGAAGATCATAGATCTTTCAGCAAACAATCTAACTGGTAAGGTTCCTGAGGAGATTATCAAGCTGCACAGATTGGGTACATTAAACTTGTCAAACAATCATTTAACTGGGAGCATTCCATCTAATATTGGAAATCTCTACTTGCTCGAAACACTTGATTTCTCAAGAAACCAACTCTCCGGTTCAATTCCGCCGAGCTTGTCCTCAATATCATCCTTAAACCACTTAAACCTATCTTACAACGACTTAGTGGGGAAAATTCCATCAGGGAACCAGCTGCAAACCTTGAACGATCCATCCATTTATAAGGGCAATCCAGGACTCTGTGGAGTCCCACTAACAAATAAATGTGAGGATGGCAGAATGTCAAGTGATCCTCATGGTGATGGAGATGACACTGGTGAAAACAACGTGatagaaatgaaatggttCTACATTGGAATACTGGTGGGATTTCTTCTGGGATTTTGGGGAGTGTGTGGAACATTGTTGTTGAAGAAGTCCTGGAGGCTTGCATATTTTCAATTCATTGATGAGGGGAAAGAGAAGGCATCCATGTTCATTGCAGTCAGCTTGGCTCGTTGGCAGAGAAAATTGGACTCTAGCAGAAGCAGAATGTAA
- the LOC18596392 gene encoding pyrophosphate--fructose 6-phosphate 1-phosphotransferase subunit alpha 2 isoform X1, with translation MDFFEMLGSSTKLAYDNCLSLWQKTESEDINNMMVDIYQEAGPTLLEEPESSIVFMDLHRQDEDHIKRLKEFQAYYDMVKRMVKPGCSQEVLKVALNSMSSLKKNLPGCPSDEIACCRFACLYLCIKPSVLLLYSHIVVQINVHLNLLKKQDMGMFYSVTCQHTTLCIASCHTCS, from the exons ATGGATTTCTTCGAAATGCTTGGGTCTTCAACGAAGCTG GCCTATGACAATTGTCTATCCTTGTGGCAGAAAACAGAATCAGAAGACATAAATAATATGATGGTTGACATTTATCAAGAAGCAGGACCCACCCTGTTAGAGGAACCGGAATCAAGCATAGTGTTCATGGATCTGCACAGACAGGATGAAGATCACATTAAAAGGTTAAAGGAATTTCAGGCTTACTATGACATg GTGAAGAGGATGGTTAAACCTGGTTGTTCACAAGAAGTGTTAAAAGTGGCATTGAATTCCATGTCCTCGCTA AAGAAGAATCTGCCTGGATGTCCATCAGATGAAATTGCATGTTGCAGATTTGCATGCCTGTATCTCTGTATTAAACCTTCTGTTCTACTTTTGTATAGTCACATAGTGGTCCAGATCAATgtacatttaaatttattgaagAAGCAAGATATGGGAATGTTCTATTCTGTAACTTGTCAGCACACAACATTATGCATCGCAAGCTGTCACACTTGTAgttaa
- the LOC18596390 gene encoding ankyrin repeat-containing protein At5g02620, with the protein MLGRNPSIRACFPERFSDSNFDDSGQNSRRSYATSSATATPSESQPNSSRAALKPLKLVNNASKLPLPEHASARLVSQQTNATNHHHNNKDANAATPVQVVDKFIPAPSLATPPASTLPSSVPTIANVNRNSTRLTLYAPLYQATLKGDWGKAKEFLNMHPGAANVRITKGWETALHIAAGARHIAFVEELVKLTGVADLERRNKYNNTALCVAAASGITRIAEVMVKKNKCLPRIRGNKGVTPLYIAALFGHRDMVWYLYKVTAAEDLTQEDYIGLLIATITTDLFDVALCLIQHHPELATLRDSNGETALHVLARKPSAFASRSELGTWEKFIYPWIYVEPLVKSSCPSGMSKCCCDHTNQVFIGLAGKLRHSIEKTIPGHKAIYKKKLLHMQAIVLVELLWGQILSLEDSQITDILRSPSQVLFIAAEFGVVELITELIQSYPDLIWRVDEHSRSIFHMAVIHRQEKIFRLIHDIGALKDMIAAYKDKNNHCILHLAGKIAPPNRLNIVSGAALQMQRELLWFKEVEKNVQPLYKEMRDINGRTPRMLFTEEHAKLVKEGEKWMKSTASSCMLVATLITTVMFAAIFTVPGGNDNEKGTPLFLEAKSFIIFAISDALALFSSVTSILMFLSILTSRYAEEDFLRLLPQRLIVGLATLFLSIAAMLVAFGATFCIVLSQRLAWIAVPAALIACIPVTLFAFLQFPLLVDMIQSSNGAGIFS; encoded by the exons ATGTTGGGTCGGAATCCTTCTATCAGGGCATGTTTTCCTGAAAGATTCTCCGATTCAAACTTCGATGACAGCGGACAAAACTCCAGGCGAAGCTACGCTACATCATCTGCAACTGCAACTCCAAGTGAGAGCCAGCCTAATTCCAGCCGGGCTGCCTTGAAGCCTTTGAAACTTGTTAACAATGCCTCTAAACTCCCACTCCCAGAACATGCAAGTGCTCGACTGGTCTCACAGCAGACTAATGCTACTAATCACCACCACAACAATAAGGATGCTAATGCTGCAACTCCTGTTCAAGTGGTTGACAAATTTATACCAGCCCCTTCTCTTGCAACTCCCCCAGCCTCTACATTACCAAGTTCGGTTCCTACAATTG CGAACGTTAACAGGAATTCTACACGGCTTACCTTGTATGCACCTTTATATCAAGCTACACTGAAAGGTGATTGGGGAAAAGCTAAAGAGTTCCTGAACATGCATCCGGGTGCTGCAAATGTCAGGATAACCAAGGGATGGGAAACAGCTCTTCACATTGCTGCAGGGGCCCGGCACATTGCTTTCGTGGAGGAGCTGGTCAAATTGACGGGTGTGGCAGATTTAGAACGAAGGAACAAGTACAATAACACAGCGCTTTGTGTTGCTGCTGCATCAGGTATTACTAGGATTGCAGAGGTGATGGTGAAAAAGAACAAATGTTTGCCACGAATAAGGGGGAACAAGGGAGTTACACCACTCTACATTGCCGCACTGTTTGGCCACAGAGACATGGTTTGGTATCTCTACAAGGTGACTGCTGCTGAGGATCTAACTCAAGAGGATTACATCGGACTGCTTATTGCCACCATCACTACTGATTTATTTG ATGTAGCTCTCTGCTTAATTCAGCACCATCCAGAATTGGCTACTCTGCGTGATTCAAATGGGGAGACAGCACTTCATGTTTTAGCTCGAAAGCCTTCAGCGTTTGCCAGCAGAAGTGAGCTAGGAACCTGGGAAAAGTTTATCTACCCCT GGATCTATGTGGAACCACTAGTTAAATCTAGTTGCCCATCAGGCATGTCAAAATGCTGCTGCGACCATACAAATCAAG TGTTTATCGGCTTAGCTGGAAAACTTAGGCACTCAATAGAGAAAACAA TCCCAGGACATAAAGCCATTTACAAGAAGAAGTTATTGCATATGCAAGCCATTGTCCTTGTGGAGCTGTTATGGGGACAAATTCTATCCTTAGAAGACTCACAAATTACAGATATACTAAGAAGCCCTTCACAGGTTTTATTTATTGCAGCAGAGTTTGGAGTTGTTGAGCTCATAACTGAGCTTATTCAGTCTTACCCTGATTTGATATGGCGAGTTGATGAGCATAGCCGTAGCATTTTTCATATGGCAGTCATTCATCGCcaagaaaagatttttagaCTTATCCACGATATAGGAGCACTCAAGGATATGATTGCTGCTTACAAAGACAAAAACAATCACTGCATTCTGCATTTGGCTGGAAAGATAGCACCTCCAAATAGACTTAATATTGTATCTGGTGCAGCTCTTCAAATGCAAAGAGAACTACTTTGGTTTAAG GAAGTAGAGAAGAATGTACAACCCTTATACAAGGAAATGAGAGACATTAATGGTAGAACACCTCGAATGTTATTCACAGAAGAGCACGCAAAATTGGTCAAGGAAGGAGAGAAGTGGATGAAGAGCACTGCTTCATCGTGCATGCTTGTTGCTACACTAATCACTACTGTAATGTTTGCTGCTATCTTTACTGTACCAGGAGGCAATGACAATGAGAAAGGCACTCCCCTATTTTTAGAAGCTAAatctttcataatttttgcTATATCAGATGCATTGGCATTGTTCTCTTCAGTCACCTCTATCTTAATGTTCTTGTCAATCCTCACTTCACGTTACGCAGAAGAAGATTTCCTTAGGTTACTCCCACAGAGACTGATTGTTGGCCTTGCTACCCTTTTTTTATCCATAGCAGCAATGCTTGTAGCATTTGGTGCAACCTTTTGCATTGTCCTTAGCCAAAGACTGGCATGGATTGCTGTCCCAGCAGCTTTAATTGCTTGTATTCCTGTAACCTTATTTGCCTTCTTACAGTTCCCACTCCTTGTTGATATGATCCAATCTTCAAATGGTGCTGGTATTTTTTCCTGA